The Triticum dicoccoides isolate Atlit2015 ecotype Zavitan chromosome 6A, WEW_v2.0, whole genome shotgun sequence genome has a window encoding:
- the LOC119318716 gene encoding uncharacterized protein LOC119318716 — MQRPSKLPAVSLPGRPTFFGPQGWADLPDGLLHSIVDRLGSFRDLLGFATTCPSWHSAFSSYPSKSTFLTKLPPLLIQPHIRAQGPLLPCTSGCRELYPCKVVDPANRNAALRCWIPQDTLEKMTFIGSSYGKLIYYCNGYCRIIDVFTGDEVSTPRLPSRAGCSKLHLAGILTAPLASPNSHLLVSTESFLLDLPVGNDSWSELQLPCQFVIDHFVELDGQLIVSNSYGRSYALQLAPQHGLQEIKTKPVRGRPVVGRLVVCGDMLLILSLGGFQRLDMSTEPATRVAVEKLGERALFVGAEAKSTAVSCMSPELWGGRSDIVYFARTARPWFIYRLCGRPDRMQDRPTRIEPAGFGSTPVQSSVRLLWLYPSMFYSDGQ; from the coding sequence ATGCAGAGGCCCAGCAAACTGCCTGCCGTCTCTCTCCCCGGACGCCCTACCTTTTTCGGACCCCAAGGCTGGGCTGACCTCCCAGATGGCTTGCTTCACTCCATCGTTGATCGGCTGGGCTCCTTCCGAGACCTTCTTGGCTTCGCCACCACATGCCCCTCGTGGCATTCTGCCTTCTCCTCGTACCCATCAAAATCCACGTTCCTCACAAAATTACCACCTCTCCTCATCCAGCCCCATATTCGTGCACAAGGTCCTCTTCTTCCTTGTACCAGTGGTTGTCGTGAGCTATACCCATGTAAGGTTGTTGATCCAGCCAACCGAAACGCCGCCCTTCGCTGTTGGATCCCTCAAGATACCCTGGAGAAGATGACATTTATTGGATCCTCCTATGGTAAGCTCATCTACTACTGCAACGGGTACTGTCGCATCATCGATGTGTTCACCGGTGACGAGGTCTCAACTCCACGTCTCCCATCCCGTGCTGGATGTTCAAAACTTCACTTGGCTGGCATTCTAACAGCCCCACTTGCATCACCCAACTCACATCTCCTTGTCAGTACCGAGTCCTTCCTGCTTGATCTGCCTGTTGGAAACGACTCTTGGTCCGAACTCCAGCTTCCTTGTCAGTTTGTAATAGACCATTTTGTGGAGTTGGATGGTCAGCTCATTGTCTCGAATAGCTATGGGAGATCCTACGCTCTGCAGCTGGCCCCTCAGCATGGCCTGCAGGAGATAAAAACCAAGCCTGTGCGAGGAAGGCCGGTGGTAGGAAGGCTGGTGGTTTGTGGTGATATGCTTCTCATTCTCAGTTTGGGCGGGTTCCAGCGCCTCGACATGTCAACCGAGCCCGCGACACGGGTGGCCGTGGAGAAGCTGGGCGAGCGGGCACTCTTTGTAGGGGCGGAAGCGAAGAGCACGGCAGTTTCTTGCATGAGCCCGGAGCTATGGGGAGGAAGGAGCGACATCGTGTACTTTGCTCGTACAGCTCGACCTTGGTTTATCTATAGGCTGTGTGGCAGGCCAGATCGCATGCAGGATAGACCAACACGCATTGAACCTGCAGGCTTTGGAAGCACACCAGTGCAGTCATCAGTTCGGCTGCTCTGGCTGTACCCAAGCATGTTCTACTCGGATGGCCAATGA